In Halopelagius longus, the following proteins share a genomic window:
- a CDS encoding PKD domain-containing protein: protein MTALVTGAAAVSGAELTEAQTADSSETIQPLMFDSTASILSSESEPLTGDSLVAVWAESTAYNGDEDGDGDAVSYSEGTQIPLVVSADNLVAFGAPIGQNDTDFNYGNEEFLLNVLDAEVDGSTILFDEGHGQFYDTDAFSTVIEYVENNGYNINATTSLAANLEGADAAIVTSPSEAFSATERDALASFVTSGGTLLLFDQSDFSNYDATDNLNEITTAVDAPFRFNDDQVYDPQNNASAEFVPTTSNFNTSFEYFENREGLGLELNRDETYTVEVVEITDGDTIDVAFDGGQEEAIRILGIDTPETGSATSTERAEEWEGIESYDYLEAAGEAATAFAQEELSPGDTVELSFDGTEPVRDEYGRVLGYLTYDASGDGDRNTLYNRRVVEAGHGRVYGSGFNRHDDFLAAEFSARDAGLEVWSESDPYGSSPIRDRPAEDLFFPNPTSIVTTSGPVSSERVPVFAAPSATRSGAETTYEEDVPLGAVDYDSRLVYLGAPIISETYEAAEGYPVDTSTYENFAFVTELINDMSDREDGPVLIEGGHGQFNLGYSLSSEDAAYYQRYLEGQDILFEQVNDVTTTTANERLAAARALIITTPASAFSDGELAAVRSFAEAGGTVVLMGSASASDAQREYLNSIAAGIDSDLRLGRGSVTDPESNLNDEATIPVTTNLNETEAPSDQPPIARIDLKVTDVTVGERLAFRVEDTSDNERWIDSLEWTFGDGTTAEGWFNAHRYDEPGEYTVTLTATDNTGTKTTDTITITVKELADPIARIIPSTTEPSVNDRVTFRVEDTSGNERWIDSLEWTFGDGTTAEGWFNAHRYDESGEYTVTLTATDNTGTKTTDTITVTVE, encoded by the coding sequence CGGGGACGGCGATGCCGTTTCCTACTCCGAAGGTACCCAGATCCCGCTCGTTGTGAGCGCAGACAACCTCGTTGCATTCGGTGCCCCGATCGGACAAAATGACACCGACTTTAATTACGGCAATGAGGAGTTCCTGCTCAACGTCCTCGATGCAGAGGTCGATGGTTCGACCATTCTGTTCGACGAGGGCCACGGGCAGTTCTACGACACCGATGCGTTCTCGACAGTTATCGAATACGTCGAGAACAACGGATACAACATCAACGCGACCACGAGTCTCGCTGCCAACCTCGAGGGAGCGGACGCAGCGATCGTCACCTCGCCCTCGGAGGCATTCTCGGCTACGGAACGTGATGCACTCGCTAGCTTCGTCACGAGTGGTGGAACGCTTCTGCTGTTCGATCAGTCCGACTTCAGCAACTACGACGCGACGGACAATCTCAACGAGATCACGACGGCTGTCGACGCTCCCTTCCGATTCAACGACGATCAGGTGTACGACCCCCAGAACAACGCCTCCGCCGAGTTCGTCCCGACGACATCGAACTTCAACACCTCGTTCGAGTACTTTGAGAATCGGGAGGGGCTTGGCCTCGAGCTCAATCGCGACGAGACGTATACTGTCGAGGTTGTGGAAATCACCGACGGCGACACTATCGATGTAGCCTTCGACGGTGGCCAGGAGGAAGCTATCCGGATCCTCGGTATCGATACACCCGAAACGGGGAGTGCAACTAGTACCGAACGCGCTGAGGAATGGGAGGGTATCGAGTCCTACGACTACCTCGAAGCGGCTGGTGAGGCTGCAACAGCGTTTGCCCAAGAGGAGTTGTCTCCTGGCGATACCGTCGAACTCTCGTTCGATGGAACTGAGCCCGTTCGTGACGAGTACGGACGCGTACTCGGCTATCTCACCTACGACGCCTCCGGTGACGGCGACCGCAACACACTGTACAATCGTCGGGTGGTCGAGGCCGGTCATGGCCGCGTCTACGGCTCTGGGTTCAACCGTCACGACGACTTCCTCGCCGCGGAGTTCTCCGCTCGCGACGCTGGTCTTGAGGTCTGGTCCGAGAGCGATCCCTACGGCTCCTCCCCCATCCGTGATCGCCCCGCAGAGGATCTATTCTTCCCGAACCCGACGAGTATCGTCACGACATCGGGGCCCGTCTCCTCTGAGCGCGTCCCGGTATTTGCGGCTCCAAGCGCGACACGAAGCGGTGCCGAGACGACCTACGAAGAGGACGTTCCGCTGGGTGCTGTCGACTACGACTCCCGGCTGGTGTACCTCGGTGCTCCGATCATCAGTGAAACGTACGAGGCGGCCGAGGGTTATCCGGTCGACACCTCGACGTACGAAAACTTCGCCTTCGTAACCGAACTCATCAATGATATGAGCGACCGCGAGGACGGCCCGGTCCTGATCGAGGGTGGACACGGCCAATTCAATCTCGGGTACTCGCTATCGAGCGAGGACGCGGCATACTACCAGCGGTACCTCGAAGGTCAAGACATCCTCTTCGAACAAGTGAACGACGTGACGACGACGACCGCTAATGAGCGACTCGCCGCAGCCCGAGCGCTCATCATCACGACTCCGGCGTCCGCTTTCTCGGATGGGGAACTCGCCGCCGTTAGGTCGTTCGCTGAGGCAGGCGGCACAGTTGTTCTGATGGGGAGTGCCAGCGCATCCGACGCCCAGCGTGAATATCTCAACAGTATCGCTGCGGGGATAGACTCCGATCTACGACTCGGTAGGGGCTCTGTTACCGACCCCGAGTCGAACCTCAACGACGAAGCGACGATTCCGGTAACGACCAACCTCAACGAAACGGAAGCGCCCTCTGACCAACCTCCGATCGCGCGTATCGATCTCAAAGTAACTGATGTCACCGTCGGTGAACGGCTCGCCTTCCGAGTTGAGGATACGTCGGACAACGAGCGTTGGATCGACTCGCTGGAGTGGACGTTCGGCGACGGAACGACAGCCGAGGGGTGGTTCAACGCCCACCGTTACGACGAACCCGGCGAGTATACCGTGACACTGACCGCCACCGACAACACGGGGACGAAAACTACCGACACCATCACGATCACGGTTAAGGAGCTGGCAGATCCGATCGCACGTATCATACCAAGTACGACTGAGCCCTCTGTCAACGACCGCGTTACGTTCCGGGTTGAGGATACGTCGGGCAACGAGCGTTGGATCGACTCGCTGGAGTGGACGTTCGGCGACGGAACGACAGCCGAGGGGTGGTTCAACGCCCACCGTTACGACGAATCAGGCGAATATACCGTGACACTGACCGCCACCGACAACACGGGGACGAAAACTACCGACACCATTACCGTTACTGTCGAGTAG